Proteins co-encoded in one Afipia sp. P52-10 genomic window:
- a CDS encoding enoyl-CoA hydratase: MTETVIDTGTTDLLCTVANGVATITLNRPQAKNALSAPMSAALQTQLKERNADPAVRCIVITGAGNAFCAGGDVKNMGDRRPADMTPESRAAELKVRHRAVGGGIANSVKPTIAALPGAAVGAGMAIALACDIRIASQSAFLSGGYSKIGLSGDYGIAWLLTRMVGTARAREMMFTSDRIDATRAEAIGLVNRVVPDAEFATAVRALAQQIADGPADALAFIKQNLNEAQSIDYLTAIDREAERIGKLSFTDNHKEAVRAFVEKRKPVFNKG, translated from the coding sequence ATGACCGAAACCGTCATCGACACCGGCACCACCGACCTCCTGTGCACCGTCGCCAATGGCGTCGCCACCATCACGCTCAACCGTCCGCAGGCGAAGAATGCCCTGTCGGCGCCGATGTCGGCTGCCCTTCAGACCCAGCTCAAGGAACGCAACGCCGATCCGGCGGTGCGTTGCATCGTCATCACCGGGGCAGGCAATGCATTCTGTGCCGGCGGCGACGTCAAGAACATGGGCGACCGCCGCCCAGCCGACATGACGCCGGAATCGCGGGCGGCTGAACTCAAGGTCCGCCATCGCGCGGTCGGCGGCGGCATCGCCAATTCGGTCAAGCCGACCATCGCCGCGCTGCCTGGAGCTGCCGTCGGCGCCGGTATGGCGATCGCGCTGGCTTGCGATATCCGCATCGCGTCGCAATCGGCCTTCCTCTCGGGCGGCTACTCCAAGATCGGCCTGTCCGGCGACTACGGCATCGCCTGGCTGCTGACACGCATGGTCGGCACGGCGCGCGCACGCGAGATGATGTTCACCTCCGACCGGATCGATGCGACCCGCGCCGAGGCCATCGGGCTGGTCAATCGCGTCGTGCCGGATGCTGAGTTTGCGACCGCCGTTCGCGCGCTCGCGCAGCAGATCGCCGATGGTCCTGCGGATGCGCTGGCTTTCATCAAGCAGAATCTCAACGAGGCGCAGTCGATCGACTATCTCACCGCGATCGACCGCGAAGCGGAGCGCATCGGCAAGCTCTCGTTCACCGACAATCACAAGGAGGCGGTGCGCGCCTTCGTCGAGAAGCGCAAGCCCGTGTTCAACAAGGGCTGA
- a CDS encoding ATP-binding protein, whose translation MGKRAQSILLVLASLTVVCAVTFLAQRLWRENGLRSLQALNEPRVQLVANAVRAEINRQDHLPVVLSSDPDVQQALAHPDDAALREKLNDKLRLISHEADTRSLYIVNPSGQVFATNDADKPDPQLGRNLSRRPYFRTAVEAGRSAFLGVEPASDRVRYYVAHAIGDRPLLGVAVVRIEFDTIEADWERAGEDVLVTDQRGTVFLASDASFKYRPLNTARQPPPSQRNAVTGQYPEHHKDPINFVVLEQRGDGQIIRVETGEGERSFLYQSAALPEFGWTVHRLSDLSTIETDRRDGAIIGATLSILAISGLFYLRQRQQALVAARKAGVELSNEVANRTRELRATNEALHLEVEERRRTEAQLRDTQNSLVQAGKLAALGQMSAAIAHEINQPLAAIRTFVASTKIYSSRGDAGKVAANLDLINSLAERMANITSHLKTFARKSDPGKTEAVDVERAVQGAMLLIESQIRLAGVTIETSIPHHVFVRGYAVQLEQVIVNLLQNAMHAVAHAEKPAIRLDVTASDTTVCITVTDNGSGIPKEHLDQIFDPFFTTKAIGKGLGLGLSISYGIVRDFNGEIRAVNRAEGGAEMIIELPRYHPESAMLHA comes from the coding sequence ATGGGAAAACGCGCTCAGTCCATTCTTCTCGTTTTGGCATCGCTCACGGTCGTTTGCGCGGTGACGTTTCTCGCGCAACGACTCTGGCGAGAGAACGGCCTGCGCTCATTGCAAGCGCTGAACGAACCGCGCGTTCAGCTCGTCGCCAATGCGGTCCGCGCCGAGATCAACCGGCAGGATCATCTGCCGGTGGTGCTCTCCTCCGATCCCGACGTGCAACAGGCACTCGCTCACCCGGACGACGCCGCGCTGCGCGAGAAGTTGAACGACAAGCTGCGGCTGATCAGCCATGAGGCTGATACCCGCTCGCTCTATATCGTCAACCCGTCGGGACAGGTCTTCGCCACCAACGATGCCGACAAGCCGGACCCCCAGCTTGGCCGCAACCTGAGCAGACGCCCCTACTTCCGCACGGCCGTCGAAGCCGGACGAAGCGCCTTCCTCGGTGTCGAACCTGCCAGCGATCGGGTGCGCTATTACGTGGCGCACGCGATCGGCGACAGGCCGCTGCTCGGCGTCGCCGTTGTCCGCATCGAATTCGATACCATCGAAGCCGACTGGGAACGGGCCGGCGAGGACGTTCTGGTGACGGACCAGCGCGGCACCGTCTTTCTTGCCAGCGACGCCTCGTTCAAATACCGCCCGCTCAACACCGCACGCCAACCGCCGCCAAGCCAGCGCAACGCGGTCACCGGCCAGTATCCCGAGCATCACAAGGATCCGATCAACTTCGTCGTCCTCGAACAACGCGGCGACGGTCAGATCATCCGGGTCGAAACCGGCGAAGGCGAACGGTCGTTCCTGTATCAGAGCGCCGCCCTGCCGGAATTCGGCTGGACCGTGCATCGCCTGTCGGACCTCTCCACCATCGAGACCGATCGCCGCGACGGCGCGATCATCGGCGCGACGCTGTCAATCCTGGCGATCTCCGGCCTGTTCTACCTGCGCCAGCGGCAACAGGCGCTGGTGGCGGCACGCAAGGCCGGGGTCGAACTGTCCAACGAGGTGGCGAACCGCACCCGCGAATTGCGAGCGACCAACGAAGCGCTGCATCTGGAGGTCGAGGAGCGGCGGCGCACGGAAGCGCAGCTGCGCGATACCCAGAACTCGCTCGTGCAAGCCGGCAAGCTTGCCGCCCTGGGGCAGATGTCGGCGGCGATCGCGCATGAGATCAACCAGCCGCTTGCGGCCATCCGCACATTCGTCGCCAGCACGAAGATCTATTCGTCGCGCGGCGACGCCGGCAAAGTGGCGGCTAATCTCGACCTGATCAACAGCCTCGCCGAGCGCATGGCCAACATCACCTCCCATCTCAAGACGTTCGCGCGCAAGAGTGATCCCGGCAAGACCGAGGCCGTCGATGTCGAACGCGCGGTACAGGGCGCGATGCTGCTGATCGAGAGCCAGATTCGCCTCGCGGGCGTGACGATCGAAACCAGCATCCCGCACCATGTCTTCGTCAGGGGGTATGCGGTGCAGCTCGAGCAGGTGATCGTCAACCTGCTGCAGAATGCAATGCACGCGGTGGCCCATGCGGAGAAGCCCGCGATCCGGCTCGACGTCACGGCGAGCGACACCACCGTCTGCATCACAGTGACCGACAACGGATCGGGAATTCCGAAGGAACACCTCGACCAGATCTTCGACCCATTCTTCACCACCAAGGCGATCGGCAAAGGGCTGGGCCTGGGCCTGTCGATATCCTATGGCATTGTCCGCGACTTCAATGGTGAGATTCGCGCCGTCAACCGGGCCGAAGGCGGCGCGGAGATGATCATCGAGTTGCCAAGATACCATCCAGAAAGCGCAATGTTGCATGCCTGA